In the Phaseolus vulgaris cultivar G19833 chromosome 7, P. vulgaris v2.0, whole genome shotgun sequence genome, one interval contains:
- the LOC137829349 gene encoding protein ALP1-like: MKFAYVLAGWEGTTSNSRILKDAFVREDPLVIPKGKYYLGDVGFMLKAQVITSYRGFRYHLKEYSLRGPQNSCELFNHRHSSLRNVIERTFGALKKRFRIIASEMEPHYSVDTVTDIVVSMLYSS, translated from the exons ATGAAATTCGCATATGTTCTTGCTGGGTGGGAAGGAACAACCTCTAATTCCAGGATATTGAAGGATGCGTTTGTACGAGAGGATCCATTGGTCATTCCGAAAG GCAAATACTACCTTGGAGATGTGGGTTTCATGCTCAAAGCCCAAGTTATAACTTCATATCGCGGATTTCGATACCATCTAAAAGAGTATTCTCTAAGAGGTCCACAAAATTCCTGCGAATTGTTTAATCATCGTCATTCCTCACTAAGAAATGTTATTgaaagaacatttggtgcccTCAAAAAGCGATTCCGAATTATCGCTAGCGAAATGGAGCCTCATTACTCTGTGGACACTGTGACCGATATTGTTGTTAGCATGTTGTATTCTTCATAA